One part of the Populus alba chromosome 18, ASM523922v2, whole genome shotgun sequence genome encodes these proteins:
- the LOC118051207 gene encoding uncharacterized protein isoform X1 yields MEKKTAKKKNPLVFMDVCIDGDPKERMVFELFSDIAPKTAENFRALCTGEKGIGPKSERPLHYKGSFFHRIVKGSMAQGGDILKRDGTFGESIYGDKFPDESPKLKHDGPGLLSMSITDRDTLGSQFTVTFRANHHLDRKYVVFGKLVQGDKVLKNIEDVGDEEGRPAVTVKIVNCGEFIEDRKKVNKLKTEKHQKSSRDRKKRRKRNHSSDSENSSDSDMESSESDSDSDSMSSSSDISSSSEDRRRKRKRTSKRDKHRRGKKRDKRRDKRRKRRDKRSKRRSRRSSDSLTDAESESETSSDDDAQAKERKCRGPSQKTAEDQSPMVLEEEAASFPRKRRQEPDILEKEDGEFPKENGSRRSDGFEADAKSFGSEDRQPGIRDGHPGKSRSQSMSPKRTTGKSISPRRSLSKSPSVSPKRSSSRSHSASRSHPHVSQRSISRSPVRSGSSRSTARSFSRSPVRAKKARSISTSPVRSRPRRSISRSPVRLPPRRSISRSPVRSRSQSLQKSISRSPVRDSRSISRSPVRSSRRSISRSPVRSSRRSISRSPVRSSRRSVSRSPVRSSRRSVSRSPVRSLRRSITKSPVRSSRRSTSRSPVRSSRRSISRSSGRAPSRRSVSRSPVRAPSRNNRRSYSRSPSTRRARSPDRRSLSRSVSPNGSPKRIRRGRGFSQRYAYARRYRTPSPERSPVRSYRYSGRDRFTSYRRYSPRRYRSPQRGRTPPSRYRGRRSRTRSPSVSRSPRYRNRRYSRSPVRSHSPVNVSKSRVSPRVDRRRSPSRSRSPSKSRSSLDSQSPKRLSKDRSRSSSRSPGGKKGLVSYDDGSPDSSQR; encoded by the exons ATGGAGAAGAAAACAGCGAAGAAGAAGAACCCGTTGGTTTTTATGGACGTGTGTATTGATGGCGATCCGAAGGAGAGAATGGTTTTTGAG CTTTTCTCGGATATTGCTCCCAAGACTGCAGAAAATTTCCGTGCTCTTTGTACAG GGGAGAAAGGAATTGGTCCCAAATCTGAAAGACCATTGCACTACAAGGGATCCTTTTTCCATCGCATCGTTAAAGGGTCCATGGCTCAG GGTGGTGATATTCTGAAACGAGATG GGACCTTTGGAGAGAGCATATATGGGGACAAGTTTCCTG ATGAGTCTCCAAAGCTAAAACATGACGGACCCGGTCTTCTATCCATGTCAATTACTGATCGTGACACTTTAGGTTCTCAATTTACTGTTACCTTTAGGGCAAATCATCATCTGGACAG GAAGTATGTGGTCTTTGGGAAGCTTGTGCAAGGAGATAAAGTACTGAAGAATATTGAAGATGTGGGTGATGAAGAAGGGAGACCCGCTGTAACAGTGAAAATAGTCAATTGCGGTGAATTCATTGAGG acagaaagaaagtaaataaactGAAAACAGAAAAGCACCAGAAATCTTCTAGAGacagaaagaagaggaggaagagaaaCCATTCGTCTGATTCAGAGAATTCATCTGATTCTGATATGGAATCATCGGAATCTGACAGTGATTCTGACTCTATGTCCTCATCATCTGATATTAGTTCTTCAAGTGAGGACAGACgtaggaagagaaagagaactTCTAAACGAGATAAACATAGACGTGGCAAAAAACGAGATAAGCGACGTGACAAAAGGAGAAAGAGACGTGATAAACGATCCAAGCGTAGATCAAGAAG ATCATCAGATAGTCTAACAGATGCTGAGAGTGAGAGTGAAACCAGCTCTGATGATGATGCTCAAGCAAAAGAGAGGAAGTGCAGGGGCCCTTCTCAGAAAACTG CTGAGGATCAATCTCCTATGGTTTTGGAGGAAGAAGCTGCCTCCTTTCCTCGTAAAAGGAGACAGGAACCTGATATACTTGAAAAGGAAGATGGTGAATTCCCCAAGGAAAATGGATCACGACGAAGTGATGGTTTTGAGGCAGATGCTAAATCTTTTGGAAGTGAAGATAGGCAACCTGGTATCAGAGATGGTCACCCAGGAAAATCTAG GAGCCAAAGTATGAGTCCCAAGAGGACCACAGGTAAGAGTATTAGTCCCAGGAGGAGCCTGAGCAAGAGCCCGAGTGTAAGTCCAAAGAGAAGCAGTAGCAGGAGTCACAGTGCTAGTAGAAGCCATCCTCATGTCTCCCAGAGGAGTATCAGCAGAAGTCCTGTTAGAAGTGGAAGCAGCAGGAGCACAGCTAGAAGTTTCAGCAGAAGTCCTGTGAGGGCAAAGAAGGCTAGAAGCATAAGCACTAGCCCAGTGAGATCTCGGCCTCGAAGAAGCATTAGCAGGAGCCCTGTGAGATTACCACCTCGAAGAAGCATAAGCAGGAGCCCTGTGAGATCTCGGTCTCAATCATTGCAAAAATCTATCAGCAGAAGCCCTGTAAGAGATTCTAGGAGCATAAGCAGAAGCCCTGTTAGATCTTCTCGGAGAAGCATAAGCAGAAGCCCTGTTAGATCTTCTCGGAGAAGCATAAGCAGAAGCCCAGTTAGATCTTCTCGGAGAAGTGTAAGCAGAAGCCCTGTTCGATCTTCTCGAAGAAGCGTTAGCAGAAGTCCAGTTAGATCTTTGAGGAGAAGTATTACTAAAAGCCCAGTTAGATCTTCCCGGAGAAGCACCAGCAGAAGCCCTGTTAGATCTTCTCGGAGAAGCATTAGTAGAAGCTCTGGTAGGGCTCCTTCAAGGAGAAGCGTTAGCAGAAGCCCAGTTAGGGCACCAAGCAGGAATAATCGTCGCAGCTACTCAAGGAGCCCAAGCACAAGGAGGGCAAGGTCTCCTGATCGAAGAAGTTTGTCAAGAAGTGTTTCCCCTAATGGGTCCCCCAAGCGTATCAGGAGGGGAAGGGGTTTCAGTCAACGATATGCTTATGCTCGGAGATACAGAACCCCCTCTCCAGAGCGTTCTCCCGTGAGATCCTACCGTTATAGCGGCCGTGATAG ATTTACCAGTTACCGAAGGTATTCTCCTAGGCGTTATAGAAGTCCTCAAAGAGGAAGAACTCCACCAAG CAGATACAGAGGGAGGAGAAGCAGAACACGTAGCCCATCTGTATCACGCAGCCCCCGCTATCGCAACCGTCGTTATAGCCGCAGCCCTGTTCGCAGTCATTCCCCAGTTAACGTGTCCAAGTCACGTGTATCTCCACGAGTTGATAGGCGAAGGTCGCCGTCTCGTAGCCGTAGCCCATCAAAATCACGATCCTCTTTGGACTCCCAGTCTCCCAAGCGACTCAGTAAAGACAGATCAAGGTCATCATCTAGAAGCCCTGGTGGGAAGAAGGGCCTGGTGTCGTATGATGATGGTTCTCCCGATTCCAGCCAAAGGTGA
- the LOC118051207 gene encoding uncharacterized protein isoform X2, protein MEKKTAKKKNPLVFMDVCIDGDPKERMVFELFSDIAPKTAENFRALCTGEKGIGPKSERPLHYKGSFFHRIVKGSMAQGGDILKRDGTFGESIYGDKFPDESPKLKHDGPGLLSMSITDRDTLGSQFTVTFRANHHLDRKYVVFGKLVQGDKVLKNIEDVGDEEGRPAVTVKIVNCGEFIEDRKKVNKLKTEKHQKSSRDRKKRRKRNHSSDSENSSDSDMESSESDSDSDSMSSSSDISSSSEDRRRKRKRTSKRDKHRRGKKRDKRRDKRRKRRDKRSKRRSRRSSDSLTDAESESETSSDDDAQAKERKCRGPSQKTAEDQSPMVLEEEAASFPRKRRQEPDILEKEDGEFPKENGSRRSDGFEADAKSFGSEDRQPGIRDGHPGKSRSQSMSPKRTTGKSISPRRSLSKSPSVSPKRSSSRSHSASRSHPHVSQRSISRSPVRSGSSRSTARSFSRSPVRAKKARSISTSPVRSRPRRSISRSPVRLPPRRSISRSPVRSRSQSLQKSISRSPVRDSRSISRSPVRSSRRSISRSPVRSSRRSISRSPVRSSRRSVSRSPVRSSRRSVSRSPVRSLRRSITKSPVRSSRRSTSRSPVRSSRRSISRSSGRAPSRRSVSRSPVRAPSRNNRRSYSRSPSTRRARSPDRRSLSRSVSPNGSPKRIRRGRGFSQRYAYARRYRTPSPERSPVRSYRYSGRDRFTSYRRYSPRRYRSPQRGRTPPRYRGRRSRTRSPSVSRSPRYRNRRYSRSPVRSHSPVNVSKSRVSPRVDRRRSPSRSRSPSKSRSSLDSQSPKRLSKDRSRSSSRSPGGKKGLVSYDDGSPDSSQR, encoded by the exons ATGGAGAAGAAAACAGCGAAGAAGAAGAACCCGTTGGTTTTTATGGACGTGTGTATTGATGGCGATCCGAAGGAGAGAATGGTTTTTGAG CTTTTCTCGGATATTGCTCCCAAGACTGCAGAAAATTTCCGTGCTCTTTGTACAG GGGAGAAAGGAATTGGTCCCAAATCTGAAAGACCATTGCACTACAAGGGATCCTTTTTCCATCGCATCGTTAAAGGGTCCATGGCTCAG GGTGGTGATATTCTGAAACGAGATG GGACCTTTGGAGAGAGCATATATGGGGACAAGTTTCCTG ATGAGTCTCCAAAGCTAAAACATGACGGACCCGGTCTTCTATCCATGTCAATTACTGATCGTGACACTTTAGGTTCTCAATTTACTGTTACCTTTAGGGCAAATCATCATCTGGACAG GAAGTATGTGGTCTTTGGGAAGCTTGTGCAAGGAGATAAAGTACTGAAGAATATTGAAGATGTGGGTGATGAAGAAGGGAGACCCGCTGTAACAGTGAAAATAGTCAATTGCGGTGAATTCATTGAGG acagaaagaaagtaaataaactGAAAACAGAAAAGCACCAGAAATCTTCTAGAGacagaaagaagaggaggaagagaaaCCATTCGTCTGATTCAGAGAATTCATCTGATTCTGATATGGAATCATCGGAATCTGACAGTGATTCTGACTCTATGTCCTCATCATCTGATATTAGTTCTTCAAGTGAGGACAGACgtaggaagagaaagagaactTCTAAACGAGATAAACATAGACGTGGCAAAAAACGAGATAAGCGACGTGACAAAAGGAGAAAGAGACGTGATAAACGATCCAAGCGTAGATCAAGAAG ATCATCAGATAGTCTAACAGATGCTGAGAGTGAGAGTGAAACCAGCTCTGATGATGATGCTCAAGCAAAAGAGAGGAAGTGCAGGGGCCCTTCTCAGAAAACTG CTGAGGATCAATCTCCTATGGTTTTGGAGGAAGAAGCTGCCTCCTTTCCTCGTAAAAGGAGACAGGAACCTGATATACTTGAAAAGGAAGATGGTGAATTCCCCAAGGAAAATGGATCACGACGAAGTGATGGTTTTGAGGCAGATGCTAAATCTTTTGGAAGTGAAGATAGGCAACCTGGTATCAGAGATGGTCACCCAGGAAAATCTAG GAGCCAAAGTATGAGTCCCAAGAGGACCACAGGTAAGAGTATTAGTCCCAGGAGGAGCCTGAGCAAGAGCCCGAGTGTAAGTCCAAAGAGAAGCAGTAGCAGGAGTCACAGTGCTAGTAGAAGCCATCCTCATGTCTCCCAGAGGAGTATCAGCAGAAGTCCTGTTAGAAGTGGAAGCAGCAGGAGCACAGCTAGAAGTTTCAGCAGAAGTCCTGTGAGGGCAAAGAAGGCTAGAAGCATAAGCACTAGCCCAGTGAGATCTCGGCCTCGAAGAAGCATTAGCAGGAGCCCTGTGAGATTACCACCTCGAAGAAGCATAAGCAGGAGCCCTGTGAGATCTCGGTCTCAATCATTGCAAAAATCTATCAGCAGAAGCCCTGTAAGAGATTCTAGGAGCATAAGCAGAAGCCCTGTTAGATCTTCTCGGAGAAGCATAAGCAGAAGCCCTGTTAGATCTTCTCGGAGAAGCATAAGCAGAAGCCCAGTTAGATCTTCTCGGAGAAGTGTAAGCAGAAGCCCTGTTCGATCTTCTCGAAGAAGCGTTAGCAGAAGTCCAGTTAGATCTTTGAGGAGAAGTATTACTAAAAGCCCAGTTAGATCTTCCCGGAGAAGCACCAGCAGAAGCCCTGTTAGATCTTCTCGGAGAAGCATTAGTAGAAGCTCTGGTAGGGCTCCTTCAAGGAGAAGCGTTAGCAGAAGCCCAGTTAGGGCACCAAGCAGGAATAATCGTCGCAGCTACTCAAGGAGCCCAAGCACAAGGAGGGCAAGGTCTCCTGATCGAAGAAGTTTGTCAAGAAGTGTTTCCCCTAATGGGTCCCCCAAGCGTATCAGGAGGGGAAGGGGTTTCAGTCAACGATATGCTTATGCTCGGAGATACAGAACCCCCTCTCCAGAGCGTTCTCCCGTGAGATCCTACCGTTATAGCGGCCGTGATAG ATTTACCAGTTACCGAAGGTATTCTCCTAGGCGTTATAGAAGTCCTCAAAGAGGAAGAACTCCACCAAG ATACAGAGGGAGGAGAAGCAGAACACGTAGCCCATCTGTATCACGCAGCCCCCGCTATCGCAACCGTCGTTATAGCCGCAGCCCTGTTCGCAGTCATTCCCCAGTTAACGTGTCCAAGTCACGTGTATCTCCACGAGTTGATAGGCGAAGGTCGCCGTCTCGTAGCCGTAGCCCATCAAAATCACGATCCTCTTTGGACTCCCAGTCTCCCAAGCGACTCAGTAAAGACAGATCAAGGTCATCATCTAGAAGCCCTGGTGGGAAGAAGGGCCTGGTGTCGTATGATGATGGTTCTCCCGATTCCAGCCAAAGGTGA
- the LOC118051207 gene encoding uncharacterized protein isoform X3, with product MSITDRDTLGSQFTVTFRANHHLDRKYVVFGKLVQGDKVLKNIEDVGDEEGRPAVTVKIVNCGEFIEDRKKVNKLKTEKHQKSSRDRKKRRKRNHSSDSENSSDSDMESSESDSDSDSMSSSSDISSSSEDRRRKRKRTSKRDKHRRGKKRDKRRDKRRKRRDKRSKRRSRRSSDSLTDAESESETSSDDDAQAKERKCRGPSQKTAEDQSPMVLEEEAASFPRKRRQEPDILEKEDGEFPKENGSRRSDGFEADAKSFGSEDRQPGIRDGHPGKSRSQSMSPKRTTGKSISPRRSLSKSPSVSPKRSSSRSHSASRSHPHVSQRSISRSPVRSGSSRSTARSFSRSPVRAKKARSISTSPVRSRPRRSISRSPVRLPPRRSISRSPVRSRSQSLQKSISRSPVRDSRSISRSPVRSSRRSISRSPVRSSRRSISRSPVRSSRRSVSRSPVRSSRRSVSRSPVRSLRRSITKSPVRSSRRSTSRSPVRSSRRSISRSSGRAPSRRSVSRSPVRAPSRNNRRSYSRSPSTRRARSPDRRSLSRSVSPNGSPKRIRRGRGFSQRYAYARRYRTPSPERSPVRSYRYSGRDRFTSYRRYSPRRYRSPQRGRTPPSRYRGRRSRTRSPSVSRSPRYRNRRYSRSPVRSHSPVNVSKSRVSPRVDRRRSPSRSRSPSKSRSSLDSQSPKRLSKDRSRSSSRSPGGKKGLVSYDDGSPDSSQR from the exons ATGTCAATTACTGATCGTGACACTTTAGGTTCTCAATTTACTGTTACCTTTAGGGCAAATCATCATCTGGACAG GAAGTATGTGGTCTTTGGGAAGCTTGTGCAAGGAGATAAAGTACTGAAGAATATTGAAGATGTGGGTGATGAAGAAGGGAGACCCGCTGTAACAGTGAAAATAGTCAATTGCGGTGAATTCATTGAGG acagaaagaaagtaaataaactGAAAACAGAAAAGCACCAGAAATCTTCTAGAGacagaaagaagaggaggaagagaaaCCATTCGTCTGATTCAGAGAATTCATCTGATTCTGATATGGAATCATCGGAATCTGACAGTGATTCTGACTCTATGTCCTCATCATCTGATATTAGTTCTTCAAGTGAGGACAGACgtaggaagagaaagagaactTCTAAACGAGATAAACATAGACGTGGCAAAAAACGAGATAAGCGACGTGACAAAAGGAGAAAGAGACGTGATAAACGATCCAAGCGTAGATCAAGAAG ATCATCAGATAGTCTAACAGATGCTGAGAGTGAGAGTGAAACCAGCTCTGATGATGATGCTCAAGCAAAAGAGAGGAAGTGCAGGGGCCCTTCTCAGAAAACTG CTGAGGATCAATCTCCTATGGTTTTGGAGGAAGAAGCTGCCTCCTTTCCTCGTAAAAGGAGACAGGAACCTGATATACTTGAAAAGGAAGATGGTGAATTCCCCAAGGAAAATGGATCACGACGAAGTGATGGTTTTGAGGCAGATGCTAAATCTTTTGGAAGTGAAGATAGGCAACCTGGTATCAGAGATGGTCACCCAGGAAAATCTAG GAGCCAAAGTATGAGTCCCAAGAGGACCACAGGTAAGAGTATTAGTCCCAGGAGGAGCCTGAGCAAGAGCCCGAGTGTAAGTCCAAAGAGAAGCAGTAGCAGGAGTCACAGTGCTAGTAGAAGCCATCCTCATGTCTCCCAGAGGAGTATCAGCAGAAGTCCTGTTAGAAGTGGAAGCAGCAGGAGCACAGCTAGAAGTTTCAGCAGAAGTCCTGTGAGGGCAAAGAAGGCTAGAAGCATAAGCACTAGCCCAGTGAGATCTCGGCCTCGAAGAAGCATTAGCAGGAGCCCTGTGAGATTACCACCTCGAAGAAGCATAAGCAGGAGCCCTGTGAGATCTCGGTCTCAATCATTGCAAAAATCTATCAGCAGAAGCCCTGTAAGAGATTCTAGGAGCATAAGCAGAAGCCCTGTTAGATCTTCTCGGAGAAGCATAAGCAGAAGCCCTGTTAGATCTTCTCGGAGAAGCATAAGCAGAAGCCCAGTTAGATCTTCTCGGAGAAGTGTAAGCAGAAGCCCTGTTCGATCTTCTCGAAGAAGCGTTAGCAGAAGTCCAGTTAGATCTTTGAGGAGAAGTATTACTAAAAGCCCAGTTAGATCTTCCCGGAGAAGCACCAGCAGAAGCCCTGTTAGATCTTCTCGGAGAAGCATTAGTAGAAGCTCTGGTAGGGCTCCTTCAAGGAGAAGCGTTAGCAGAAGCCCAGTTAGGGCACCAAGCAGGAATAATCGTCGCAGCTACTCAAGGAGCCCAAGCACAAGGAGGGCAAGGTCTCCTGATCGAAGAAGTTTGTCAAGAAGTGTTTCCCCTAATGGGTCCCCCAAGCGTATCAGGAGGGGAAGGGGTTTCAGTCAACGATATGCTTATGCTCGGAGATACAGAACCCCCTCTCCAGAGCGTTCTCCCGTGAGATCCTACCGTTATAGCGGCCGTGATAG ATTTACCAGTTACCGAAGGTATTCTCCTAGGCGTTATAGAAGTCCTCAAAGAGGAAGAACTCCACCAAG CAGATACAGAGGGAGGAGAAGCAGAACACGTAGCCCATCTGTATCACGCAGCCCCCGCTATCGCAACCGTCGTTATAGCCGCAGCCCTGTTCGCAGTCATTCCCCAGTTAACGTGTCCAAGTCACGTGTATCTCCACGAGTTGATAGGCGAAGGTCGCCGTCTCGTAGCCGTAGCCCATCAAAATCACGATCCTCTTTGGACTCCCAGTCTCCCAAGCGACTCAGTAAAGACAGATCAAGGTCATCATCTAGAAGCCCTGGTGGGAAGAAGGGCCTGGTGTCGTATGATGATGGTTCTCCCGATTCCAGCCAAAGGTGA